In Fusarium oxysporum Fo47 chromosome IX, complete sequence, the following proteins share a genomic window:
- a CDS encoding bacteriocin-protection, YdeI or OmpD-associated-domain-containing protein translates to MSRTTRSTAKRLTRLQTSSPAPIVSPTTTLETKLFATTSAFESYLSTNHSTNTTGLWLKIAKKNSPTPSITYDQALDTALCYGWIDGQRKSHDDSHFIQRFTPRRKGSLWSQRNVNKVAILIAAGRMKPAGQAEIDAAKEDGRWERAYSSSSNATVPEDFQKALDGNEAAGEFWTGLNRTKRYGFIQRLETAKKPETRRKRIEQFVELLAAGKTV, encoded by the coding sequence AtgtcaagaacaacaagatccacCGCCAAAAGGCTCACTCGTCTCCAAACCTCATCCCCAGCACCCATAGTCTCCCCCACAACCACTCTAGAAACAAAACTCTTCGCTACCACATCAGCCTTCGAATCGTACCTCTCAACCAACCACTCCACCAACACAACCGGTCTCTGGCTCAAAATCGCCAAAAAGAACTCCCCCACCCCCTCAATAACATACGACCAAGCCCTCGACACAGCCCTCTGCTACGGCTGGATCGACGGCCAGCGAAAATCCCACGATGATTCTCACTTTATCCAGCGCTTCACGCCTCGTCGGAAGGGAAGTCTCTGGTCCCAGCGAAACGTGAACAAAGTCGCGATTTTAATCGCCGCTGGCCGCATGAAACCTGCAGGACAGGCGGAGATTGATGCAGCGAAGGAAGATGGGCGATGGGAGAGGGCGTATTCGTCTTCAAGTAACGCCACCGTGCCAGAGGATTTTCAAAAAGCGCTGGATGGGAATGAAGCGGCGGGGGAGTTTTGGACGGGGTTGAATAGGACGAAGAGATATGGTTTTATACAGAGATTAGAAACGGCGAAGAAGCCGGAgacgagaaggaagaggatagAGCAATTTGTTGAGCTGCTCGCTGCTGGAAAGACTGTCTAA